One Mailhella massiliensis DNA segment encodes these proteins:
- a CDS encoding GNAT family N-acetyltransferase, translating to MNTPDLETKRLILRKFTEQDGEALFLILGDEEANTFLPWYPVTSMEETVRFYRERYASAYALPQAYAYAVCRKEDNFPIGYIKVDGEEPHDFGYALRRPFWHQGMATEAGKAVIEQARKDGLPYITATHDRNNPRSGGVMRNVGMTYRYSYEEQWQPKNILVTFRLYQLNLDGRESRGYTTYWDNSAVHYREPDL from the coding sequence ATGAATACGCCCGACCTGGAGACGAAGCGTTTGATATTAAGAAAATTCACGGAACAGGATGGGGAAGCGCTGTTCCTTATACTGGGCGATGAGGAAGCCAATACGTTTTTGCCTTGGTATCCCGTGACAAGCATGGAAGAAACAGTGCGTTTTTATAGGGAAAGATACGCTTCCGCCTATGCCCTGCCGCAGGCGTACGCCTACGCCGTCTGTCGGAAGGAGGATAATTTCCCCATCGGCTATATCAAAGTGGACGGGGAAGAGCCTCATGATTTCGGGTATGCACTTCGCAGGCCATTCTGGCATCAGGGAATGGCTACGGAAGCGGGCAAGGCGGTCATAGAGCAGGCAAGAAAAGATGGCCTGCCTTATATCACGGCCACGCATGACAGAAATAATCCCCGAAGCGGTGGGGTGATGCGGAATGTGGGCATGACGTACCGGTATTCCTATGAGGAACAATGGCAACCGAAAAACATTCTGGTTACCTTCCGGCTATATCAGCTTAATCTTGACGGCAGGGAAAGCCGGGGCTACACAACCTATTGGGACAACTCCGCCGTTCATTATAGAGAGCCGGACCTGTAA
- a CDS encoding GNAT family N-acetyltransferase, whose protein sequence is MNRESKNTIRIRQEQPEDRTAVYALVKEAFDGAEHSDGTEQDLVEALRKGCSFVPELSLVAEAEGELAGHILFTRARVGGAEALVLAPLSVRPRFQRRGVGSALVREGLSLARRLSFGCVLVLGSETYYPRFGFEPSVRFGIEAPAGMPERNFMALLLGKGSFAGRVTFAEEFGILG, encoded by the coding sequence ATGAACAGGGAATCGAAGAACACCATACGCATACGGCAGGAGCAGCCGGAAGACCGCACGGCCGTGTATGCGCTGGTCAAAGAAGCCTTTGACGGCGCGGAACACAGCGACGGCACGGAACAGGACCTTGTGGAAGCCCTGCGGAAGGGCTGCTCCTTTGTGCCGGAACTTTCCCTTGTGGCGGAAGCGGAGGGCGAACTTGCCGGGCACATATTGTTCACCCGTGCCCGGGTGGGCGGGGCGGAAGCGCTGGTGCTGGCTCCGCTTTCCGTACGGCCCCGTTTTCAGCGTCGGGGCGTGGGGAGCGCGCTGGTGAGGGAAGGGCTTTCTCTGGCGCGGCGCCTTTCTTTCGGCTGTGTGCTGGTGCTGGGAAGTGAAACGTATTATCCCCGTTTCGGCTTTGAGCCTTCCGTGCGCTTCGGCATAGAGGCGCCGGCAGGTATGCCCGAGAGGAATTTCATGGCGCTGCTCCTCGGGAAAGGGAGCTTTGCAGGCAGGGTGACGTTTGCCGAAGAGTTCGGTATTTTGGGCTGA